Within the Pirellulaceae bacterium genome, the region CGTCGTCAATCCGGCAGTGAAAGATCTATTGCAACAACTGTCCAAACCGACTTCGCCCCGAGGGAAGTTTGACACGGCAGTACTTTACGATAAAACCCTACCCGAGTGGGCACGCAAGAATCTTCAACTACGATATGCCCAATGGCTAGCGGACGGCAAATACTACAACGAGGTTCGTGAGCAGTTAGAGCCACTTTCGCCCGCGGATGTTGTCGACCCGGCTTCTCTACTGTTCTACCAAAGCGTGGCCTACCACCGTCTCCTCGCTAAGGAGGAGTGCCTCACCTCACTTAACCTGCTGCTCGAGAACGAAGCCACCATTCCGCAACGTTACGCAACGATCGCTAAGCTGATGAAGTCAGATATCGAACCCCTCAAGCCAGATTCACTTGACGAAGTGGCTCGCTTGATGGACAGCATCAAAGTGCGACTGGGTCATGGTCGAGCGGGAACGAGAGTCCGCAAAGAAGAAGATGACGTGATCGCAAAGCTGGATAAGATGATCGAACAATTGGAGCAACAAGCGCAACAATCGCGTTCCCAAAGCGGAGGCGGCCAAGGCAATTCCGCACCCAATGCTCCGATGGACCAGAGTGTTCCGGCAGAAGCCAAGGGCCCGGGAAATGTCGATCCGAAAAAGCTTGGAGCACAAACCGACTGGGGAAACCTGCCAGCCAAAGAGCAAGAGGAAGCACTCCAACAACTCGGCAAAGATTTACCATCTCACTACCGAGAAGTGATTGAAGAATACTTCCACAAGCTGGCGAAGGATGGCGTTCAAAAACAGCCCTAAATATTATTTAGCCCCCCAACCCAAGGTGAAACGATGAACAACAATCGATTCGCCTTCCACTTATCCGAAGAGGGACGAGAGGATGATTTACTTCGCGTTGTTTTTCGCCTTAGCGGGAGCAGTTAACGCTGAGTTGGAGATGCGTGATGGTCAGACAACGAGCATTGAGTTGGACCAACTGAATGAGTCAAGCATCATGGCAATTTCAGACGGGCAACCGAGAACGATTTCCGCTGAGGAAGTACGAGCTCTGCGATTCGCGCACTCGGAAATCAGTTCACAAAATAAGCTTATCGCCCGACTACGCAATGGAACGACTTTATTTGCGACGAACATCACCGCAAAAGATGGCGAGATCACGATCCAACTCGGCGTTGGCCCTGAATTAACGATTCCGAATCGCCTGATCGATTACGCTTTGCTCCAGTCAAGTAGCGTGGCCTTCGATTTGGAACGCAAAGAGATCCTCGCGACCAAGCCAATCGGCGACGTCATCATCATTCGTCGGCCAAACCAAAAGCTTGACTCGGTTGAGGGTGTGGCGGGAGACATCACAAATGATGCCGTCAGTTTCAAACTCGACGACGACTGGATCGATGTCCGCCGAGGCAAGGTCGACGGCATTTGGTTTTTCCAACCAACGGAACTGGCTCAGCCAAACCCACGTTGCAACGTAAAGCTGGTCGATGGCAGCGAACTGCAAGCTGCAAAGATCTCGAATACGCCCGACACCATTACCGTGACCACAACTGACGACCTGGTCTTCCGGATCCCTACGAATCGCATCCGTGCATTCGAATTTAGTTCATCAAAATCGATTTTCTTGAGTGATCTAGAAATCGAACGTGCCACATTGACCCCATCCCTGGACGTCCCCAGCCTTGCCAACGACTTATCTGAGCTTGGCGTGGAACAGCCGCTACTCCCCCAAGCCAACTCGAGTTTCATTGGCAGCACGTCTTTGAAGCTAGAATCTTCGGACGGTGTCATCAATGAGTACACGAAGGGACTGGCGATTCATAGCCGCACCGAACTTAGCTATCGACTAGCCGGCGAATACCGACAATTCCAAGCCCTCGCTGGCCTTGATCCAACAACTCGACGAACAGGATTTGTTTCCTTAACTATTCGAGGCGACGACAAAGAATTGTTTCGATCGGACATCCGCCCTGGTACGCCGCCGGCTGAAATCGACCTCGATCTAACGGGCATCAATCGATTAACGATCTTCGTAGATTATGGTGACACCTCGGACATCGCCGACCGCTTGAACCTTTGCGACGCGAGATTGACGAAATGACACGTGTATTTCTGATCTTTCATTGTTTGCTCATTGCATCTTCCGTGGCCGAATTAGCGTCCGCGGAAGAACCCTTATCGATTCCCGCACAGGTCATGGCCGCCCAACAGCAACGAATCGATGCGATCCAACGAGCCAGTGAGTCAACCATCTCGGTGTTCTCCGCGGGAAAAGCGGGAGGAGGTGGGTCAGGTGTCGTCATCACTCCCGATGGTTTTGCCTTGACAAATTTCCACGTCAGCAAACCCTGCGGCGAACATATGAAATGCAGCATGAACAACGGAGAGCTTTACGACGCGGTGATCGTCGGTCTTGATCCCACCGGAGATGTTGCTCTTATTAAAATGCTTGGTCGGGAAGATTTTCCTGCCGCAAGGATGGGTGACAGTGATCTGGTCCGTGTTGGTCAATGGTGCTTTGCCGTTGGCAACCCATTTTTATTGGCTACCAACTTTCAACCGACCGTGACCTATGGAATCGTATCCGGAGTCCACCGTTATCAATACCCGGCCGGCACGCTGCTGGAGTATGCCGACTGCATTCAAACTGATGCAGCCATCAATCCGGGAAACTCGGGCGGTCCACTCTTTAACGAGCAGGGACGACTAATCGGGATCAACGGTCGGGGCTCCTTTGAAAAACGAAAGCGAGTGAATGTGGGCGTCGGCTATGCGATCTCAATTAATCAGATCAAGCATTTTCTTGGCCACCTAAATAGTGGACGCATCGTCGATCATGCGACCCTGGGCGCCAACGTTTCCTCGGATGAAGATGGCAGCGTTGTTGTGACAAACATCCTGGAGTCTTCCGATGCCTATCGTCGGGGCCTTCGATATGGCGACCAAATTATCGCTTTCGGCGGCCGTCCGATCGAGACCGTGAATGGTTTCAAGAACGCCCTAGGAATCTTCCCGAAAGGCTGGCGAGTGCCGCTCAGCTATCGCCGCGACGGCGAACGCTTTGATGTGCACGTCAGGTTAGCCGGCGTGCATGGGGCGGGTGAACTAATCGCAAAAGTTCAGAGTGGCCCAGCAACACCACCGCTCCCAATGCCGAAACGACCAGACAAAAAAGAACCCGAGGGAAAAGAACCTCCCCAGCGGCCCGCCTTGCCAAAGCTAAAGTTACCGGAGTTGCCTTTGGTCAAAAAGCTTCCTGATTCAGTCAAATCCGTGCTGAAGACACGTCGCGGCTTCGCAAATTACCACTTTAACGAGGCCAACCGAGATCGCGTTTGGCAAGCGTTACGCACAAAGAGCGACTTTTTTGACCAACAAGCCACCTGGACGCTTCGCGGTCAAGTCACGGATCAAGGTTCGATGCAAATCACCTTGGATGACGATCAGACTCTTGCTCAAATCACAACGGGGCAGGGTGCCACCGATCTACTGATCGATATGACACAAAATCTCGAATCGCAATTGGAGCCGGCCGGCAGCGGTGGAATGCTGGTCGCCTTGCACCTGTGGCGTTACTTCATGGTCAATGGCCCCAACAAATTCGGCGAACTCTATTATCTCGGCAAGGCACCTTGGCCGGGACAACCCCAACCCGTTGACGTCCTAATCGGCACGCACGACGCGATTGAAGCCTGGTTTTATTTTTCCCCGACATCCGGTCAGCTTCTCGGCATGGAAATGTACCCCGACATCGGCGTTGACCCGTGCGAACTTGATTTTCGCGACTATCGAAAAATTGATGGCCAGGATGTGCCCTTTGAGATTGAGATTCGTTTCGGTGACACCCAGTTCGGCCTGCTGAAACTCGACAATTTTCAAGTGACCCCCAAACCGGAGAACGATGCTTGATGGACATTCGTGTGCTAACGGGCAGCTGGAACAGCCATCTGTCGACCCGCCCTCTCAACCCGAATCAAAGCAATTCGCCTTCTTTGGTGTCCGCAACTTGGGGATCGCTCCGAGGATGGGCAACAGGAACGGTGTTCGCATTGGCGTTACTCACGAATCTTACATCAGGACAACTGAATTTACCGGCCACCATCAGCGAGGTACAACCCAAACTGGTCAAGATCTATGGCGCCGGTGGCATCCGAGGCTTGGAAGCCTACCAAAGCGGCTTCCTGATCAGTGAAACAGGGCACGTGCTAACGGCGTGGAGTTACGTGTTGGATACAGACTACATCACCGCCGTGCTTGACGACGGGCGCAAATTCAAAGCGGAATTGGTAGGCGCCGACCCCCGCAGTGAAATCGCGGTTTTAAAAATCGATGTCAGCCAGGTTCCCTTTTTCGCTTTAGATAAAGAGGTTTCCAAGAGCAACATCGGTGATCGAATCCTCGCCTTCAGCAATCTGTACGGGATTGCCGCCGGCAACGAACCTGCCAGCGTCCTGCATGGCCACATTGCTGCGATCACCAATCTGCAAGCTCGCCGCGGAGTGTATAAAACCGCTTATGACGGCCCGGTTTATATCGTCGATGCTATGACGAATAATGCCGGAGCCGCAGGCGGAGCCTTAACCACCTTCCAAGGCGAGTTACTGGGCATCCTTGGCAAGGAACTGCGGAACGCCCAGACGAACACATGGCTCAATTTTGCCATTCCGATTACGAGTCTCAAATCGACCATCGAGGATATCCTTGCCGGTCGCGTGCGACGAGAGCGTGAAGCCAGACGAATCAAGCCTGAACAACATCTAACGCCAGCCCTGCTCGGACTCGTCCTGATTCCGGATGTGTTGCCGAAAACGCCCCCCTTTGTCGAACGGGTCATTCCGCATTCGGCCGCAGCTGAGAAGAGCATCCGCTCGGATGATCTGATCTTGTTTGTCGGCCCAAACATGGTGCAAAGTCGGCAGGAATTGATTGAAGAACTTTCCTACATCGACCGCCTCGATGAGGTCGCGATCACGGTGCTTCGAAATCAGCAACTCATGGAAGTTGAGCTGACAGCTCAAGACTGAATGACCTTGGAGTTTTTTACCTGATGATGCACAAGTATACCTTCCCCCTTGTTCTTTGTTTGGCCGTGAATGCGATCTTACAAGGACAAGCAACTTCGCTCGAATCGCTCGAACAAAAGGCGCTCCGTACAGCCGCCGAACAGATCGCTGACTGCGTCATCCAAATTGAAACCGTGGGGGGATCGGAAAAAGTCGGTAAGATCCTGGTGGGAGCCGGTCCGACCACAGGCTTGATCGTTTCCAAGGACGGCTTGATCGTCTCCGATGCTTTCAGTTTCGCCCAAGATCCAACCTCGATTCTGGTGACACTGCCCAGTGGCAAACGTCGCCCTGCCAAGATTATTTCTCGCGACAACAGCCGTATGCTCGTGCTGTTGAAGGTAAAAACCGAGGAAACACTTCCCGTACCGGATGCGGCTCCGATCAAAGACATCAAGATCGGCGAGTGGGCTATTGCCGTCGGACGCACCTTCTCTCCATCCAACGTCAATATTTCAGTGGGAATTGTCAGCGCCAAAGATCGGGTCTGGGGGAAGGCAATTCAAACCGATGCGAAAATCTCACCAGCAAACTACGGCGGCCCATTGGTAAATCTTCAAGGACAGGTCCTTGGAGTCCTCGTGCCGCTCTCGGTCGATACAGAACTGTACGATGCGCGGGGTAAGCGAACACCACTCGGCATCACCGCAGGGCACGAGTGGTACGACTCGGGAATCGGCTTTGCGATTCCCTTCGAAGATGTTTTAACTCGACTCAAACAGCTTCAAGAAAAAGAGCTATTTCGAGGACGAATGGGAATTTCAATGAAAGGATCCGGCATCGGTAGCCCTGCAGTGATCGCGGCTGTCCAGGTTAACTCGCCCGCTGCGGACATTGGTTTAAAACCGGGTGACCAAATCATTGAAGCCAACGGTGTGAAGATCCGTCGACAAGCCGAGTTACGCCATGTGCTCGGTCCTCTGTATGGCGGCGATACGGTCAAACTTGTCGCCATGCGAGGTGATCAGCGCATGGAATTCGATCCCGTCCTGGTGGACGCACTTCCCGTCTACGAACATCCCTTCCTGGGAATCCTACCCGTGCGGGAAGAGCCTGAGACAGTCAAAATTCGCTGGGTCTACCCCGGTGGGCCAGCCGAGAAAGCTGGACTGATGGCTGGAGACACGTTGGTTAAGCTCAACCAACAACCGATCCAAGGGATCAGCGAACTTCGCGATGCCTGTGCCAGCATTGAACCGGGCCAAACCGTCCAATTGGAATACACGCGAGACGGCGAAACCAAGTCGGCCGACATCACGCTCGAGACCCTGCCCACCGAGATCCCCCAGGAACTGCCTCGTCCAACTCACAACGACCAAGTCCCCCCCGCTGCCACCACCGGCGAGATCGAAATCGAGATCCCTGAAGAAGCGAATGCGTGCGTGGCATACGTGCCGGACAATTACGATGCGAGGCGACCCTACGGATTACTCGTCTCACTCCACCCCCCGGGAGCGCCCGACCACAAAGCGCCCATCGAGGATTGGAAAGCAGCTTGCCAAGCTTACGATCTCATTCTGCTGATGCCAAAAGCCGAGAAAGCCGAACGGTGGCAGCCCACTGAGGAAGCTTTCATCCGCAAAACGATCGACGAGTGCATGAATCGATACAATATTGATCCGACACGTGTCGTCGTAGAAGGCTATCAGGGAGGGGCAGCCATGGCCTATCTTTCCGCGTTCAAACACCGTGATCTGATCCGGGGTGTGGTCGCAGTCGACGCTGCTTTGCCACTCCGAATCGGACAACCTCAAAACAATCCGATCCAAAGACTGGCGATCTTGACGGCGATTGCGAAAAAGTCGAAGCTCTACGAACGATTCAATCAGGGAGTGGAACAATTACGAGAGATCAAGTTTCCTGTGACAGTGCTGGAAACCGGAGATGAGGCTCGAGCCTTAACTCCACAAGAGCGGGAGGATGTGGCCAAATGGATCGACGCTCTTGATCGGATCTAGCCCAACACCCGTTCAAAATCGGTACGAGGTGTGGCCAGGACACCCAAGCTTGCATTTTGCGAACACGTATCGTTACTCGTATCGCCCGTGAATCAACTCCATGACGCAAGAACCGAAAGCACCGATCACCGGCTGGCGGCGTCACGCAATGGGTACATCAGCATTGATTCTGCTGGTAGCAGGCTGTGCTTTTTTTGTCTGGCCTGTTGGGGGCGACTCGGGCGAGCTTGTCCAAGGCTCGCTGATCAAATCGGGATTGGCCCTCGGTGCCGCCTGGCTTGCCTTTCCTCAACTTGACCGCTTACCCGGCTGGATATTTGTGAGCCTGATCGGAATTTTGTTGGCAATTGCGATTCGGCCTCGTATCTTCATGGCTCTCTCGCGCTACTTAATTGTGCTTGCACCGCTGCTTTTCGTCATCTGGCTACTGCGACGCATTCAATTCAGCGATACCAAAAACCGCTGACAATTAATGAGTACGCCGTGGCATCGCCGACGGCACGATCACTCTATCTGGCAAGAACATGCCCAAGCCTTCGTTACGTTCGCAATTGCTCCAGTATTTCGACTGCTCTGCCAATTTCAGATTTTTGCCGCTCGGGTTCCTGAGGAATTTCCCGTTCGATAGTGAGCGGCCCTTCGTAGCCAATTTCATCGAGCGTCTTGATGTAAGCTGCCATATCGACTTGCCCTTCACCCAGCGCCACCTCCTGGCCCCATTCTTCGCCGGGTTTGTCGGCCCACAGCGCATCTTTGCAATGCACGCTGCGAACAAAGCTGCCAATCTTCTTGAGAGCTTCAATCGGCTCGCCTGTCCCATAGAGGATCATGTTGGCGGGATCAAAATTGACGAATAGATTGTCACGTGCCACATCGGCTAAGAACTGCAACAAACCATCCGCCGTTTCCTGCCCCGTTTCGAGATGCAAGTTTTGCTGATTCGCCTTGCAGTGATCGCAAATTTCCCGAGTGATTTTGATCACCGAATCATAGGCAGGATCCCCCATCGAAGCATGGGGAATGAAACCGATATGAAGTGCGACCACCGAACAGCCAAGCGCTTTGGCAAAATCGGCAATCTCTTTCATTTCCGCCGTCCGGGCGGCTCGCGTTTCCTCTGGAACGAGGCCCACGGTACGAACCGTGGTTGGGATATCCGCGTACGATTCACCTTCAAAACCACCAAATACCGCAGTAAGCTGAATCCCGAGCTCGTTCAATCGTTGCAAAAAACGCTCCGCGTTTTCTGGCGTTCGTGTCGATTTGGCGGGTGCGTGCAGCTGAATTGTCGGAACACCAAGCTCCTTGGCAACATCTAATTGCACTCCTAATCCCGCATCAATACTTGCAAATACGCCGATTGGCCACTTGTCCATGAGTTTTCCTATCGAATCCATCGCCTAACAGGGAATCACCTCGAAAGAGACCTTGTCCTCGAGGTCAGAGTGTACGAGAGCG harbors:
- a CDS encoding NPCBM/NEW2 domain-containing protein; translation: MIYFALFFALAGAVNAELEMRDGQTTSIELDQLNESSIMAISDGQPRTISAEEVRALRFAHSEISSQNKLIARLRNGTTLFATNITAKDGEITIQLGVGPELTIPNRLIDYALLQSSSVAFDLERKEILATKPIGDVIIIRRPNQKLDSVEGVAGDITNDAVSFKLDDDWIDVRRGKVDGIWFFQPTELAQPNPRCNVKLVDGSELQAAKISNTPDTITVTTTDDLVFRIPTNRIRAFEFSSSKSIFLSDLEIERATLTPSLDVPSLANDLSELGVEQPLLPQANSSFIGSTSLKLESSDGVINEYTKGLAIHSRTELSYRLAGEYRQFQALAGLDPTTRRTGFVSLTIRGDDKELFRSDIRPGTPPAEIDLDLTGINRLTIFVDYGDTSDIADRLNLCDARLTK
- a CDS encoding trypsin-like peptidase domain-containing protein, translated to MTRVFLIFHCLLIASSVAELASAEEPLSIPAQVMAAQQQRIDAIQRASESTISVFSAGKAGGGGSGVVITPDGFALTNFHVSKPCGEHMKCSMNNGELYDAVIVGLDPTGDVALIKMLGREDFPAARMGDSDLVRVGQWCFAVGNPFLLATNFQPTVTYGIVSGVHRYQYPAGTLLEYADCIQTDAAINPGNSGGPLFNEQGRLIGINGRGSFEKRKRVNVGVGYAISINQIKHFLGHLNSGRIVDHATLGANVSSDEDGSVVVTNILESSDAYRRGLRYGDQIIAFGGRPIETVNGFKNALGIFPKGWRVPLSYRRDGERFDVHVRLAGVHGAGELIAKVQSGPATPPLPMPKRPDKKEPEGKEPPQRPALPKLKLPELPLVKKLPDSVKSVLKTRRGFANYHFNEANRDRVWQALRTKSDFFDQQATWTLRGQVTDQGSMQITLDDDQTLAQITTGQGATDLLIDMTQNLESQLEPAGSGGMLVALHLWRYFMVNGPNKFGELYYLGKAPWPGQPQPVDVLIGTHDAIEAWFYFSPTSGQLLGMEMYPDIGVDPCELDFRDYRKIDGQDVPFEIEIRFGDTQFGLLKLDNFQVTPKPENDA
- a CDS encoding S1C family serine protease produces the protein MDIRVLTGSWNSHLSTRPLNPNQSNSPSLVSATWGSLRGWATGTVFALALLTNLTSGQLNLPATISEVQPKLVKIYGAGGIRGLEAYQSGFLISETGHVLTAWSYVLDTDYITAVLDDGRKFKAELVGADPRSEIAVLKIDVSQVPFFALDKEVSKSNIGDRILAFSNLYGIAAGNEPASVLHGHIAAITNLQARRGVYKTAYDGPVYIVDAMTNNAGAAGGALTTFQGELLGILGKELRNAQTNTWLNFAIPITSLKSTIEDILAGRVRREREARRIKPEQHLTPALLGLVLIPDVLPKTPPFVERVIPHSAAAEKSIRSDDLILFVGPNMVQSRQELIEELSYIDRLDEVAITVLRNQQLMEVELTAQD
- a CDS encoding PDZ domain-containing protein, with translation MMHKYTFPLVLCLAVNAILQGQATSLESLEQKALRTAAEQIADCVIQIETVGGSEKVGKILVGAGPTTGLIVSKDGLIVSDAFSFAQDPTSILVTLPSGKRRPAKIISRDNSRMLVLLKVKTEETLPVPDAAPIKDIKIGEWAIAVGRTFSPSNVNISVGIVSAKDRVWGKAIQTDAKISPANYGGPLVNLQGQVLGVLVPLSVDTELYDARGKRTPLGITAGHEWYDSGIGFAIPFEDVLTRLKQLQEKELFRGRMGISMKGSGIGSPAVIAAVQVNSPAADIGLKPGDQIIEANGVKIRRQAELRHVLGPLYGGDTVKLVAMRGDQRMEFDPVLVDALPVYEHPFLGILPVREEPETVKIRWVYPGGPAEKAGLMAGDTLVKLNQQPIQGISELRDACASIEPGQTVQLEYTRDGETKSADITLETLPTEIPQELPRPTHNDQVPPAATTGEIEIEIPEEANACVAYVPDNYDARRPYGLLVSLHPPGAPDHKAPIEDWKAACQAYDLILLMPKAEKAERWQPTEEAFIRKTIDECMNRYNIDPTRVVVEGYQGGAAMAYLSAFKHRDLIRGVVAVDAALPLRIGQPQNNPIQRLAILTAIAKKSKLYERFNQGVEQLREIKFPVTVLETGDEARALTPQEREDVAKWIDALDRI
- a CDS encoding sugar phosphate isomerase/epimerase, with product MDKWPIGVFASIDAGLGVQLDVAKELGVPTIQLHAPAKSTRTPENAERFLQRLNELGIQLTAVFGGFEGESYADIPTTVRTVGLVPEETRAARTAEMKEIADFAKALGCSVVALHIGFIPHASMGDPAYDSVIKITREICDHCKANQQNLHLETGQETADGLLQFLADVARDNLFVNFDPANMILYGTGEPIEALKKIGSFVRSVHCKDALWADKPGEEWGQEVALGEGQVDMAAYIKTLDEIGYEGPLTIEREIPQEPERQKSEIGRAVEILEQLRT